TttgccctcgaggaggagagggatgGCCTTGGCTTGCACGAGTGTTGGGTGGGCAAacttgaggtcggcgagtgCCCGGAGCACGCGTGCGTCCAGCAATGTGCTGAaaggcggcgaggagaatgTTAGCTCGGCATCGAGAAGAGCTTGTTGTGGTGCCATGGTGAAGGCGACAGAAGGGAAATATTGACGGGCGAAATCAAACTTGCACCTTCTGAAATCGGTGCGAGGCGAGGCACGTGACAACAAATGCCACGTGTAGGTTCTGACTGATACCAGGCGTACAGGTCTAACGGTCTAACGGTCCAACGGTCTAACGCGCTAACTGTCTAACGGTCAAACAGGTCTTGAGGTCTCGCAAGGTCAACTTGAGACAATTGCGAGTCAAACACGCAGTACACACGTCAACCGCACCTCGCATCGCACCTCGCATCGCACCATGTACTATGTTTTATAAAGCATTCCAGTTTCGCATTGCTACTTATCAACTCACAACACTCAATTCACATCCACTACGGTAATCTCAATGCCCACCTTCTCCAGCTTGCTTCAGCCTGGAGCAcccttccccaccccaACCTCGGATGCGTACGAATctgcgctcaagctcatccttggggaggaagacgcgGCATGCGAGGCCGATCTCCAGACGTGGTATCGCTTCATCTGGAGCAGCGTACTTGGCCGCGTTGCGTACGGTCGAAGCTTGCCGACGCTAAGCGGCATTGTCAccatcaacctcgccgagcgcccAGGGCCGACCATGGCCTGGCGGGAGTGCTCTGTCCATCATGACCTCACCAGCTGGGCCACTTCGGCATTGCCTGCGGGAGAGGCCTTGCCATCGTCCTGGGGGTTCAAGTTCCCCGACCTGGGCTTTCTAGCCGGCTCGGCAGATCGGCGGCGTTTCCTCGTGGCCGCGTCTGGGGAAATCAAGGTTCCTGCGCGTACATCCGCCAGCGACACGTCGCATCGCAATGGGCCGTGGACAGCAGCCCTGGCGCAGGAGGTTATCTACGCCCTCTCCATTGCGGAAGTGTACGGATCGCGGTTGGGTGTCATCGCTGTCGGCACACAGCTCTGCCGCCTCGTTATTCGCAGCTGGGCCCCATCATCGCGCTCTCTCGGGCTCGAGGTGTCGCCCGAGTTCCACGCGTACCTGGGTCCCGGTGAGTTGCCTCTTGAGCGGCTCGTCGAGATTATTCGACAGTTCGGCGGGCGTGTGGGCGCCCTTGACCTGCGAGAGTCTACTGGCGACGTGGACTCCATCTCGCTGCGGCGCCTATGGGGGCTGTTGCACGCAGCAGCGACCAGCGTGGCGAACCAAGACGTCCAGGTGAGGCAGCTCGTCTCCGACGTCGTCCCGAGCATGGCAACTGTCGAGGTAACCgctgagggcgagagcCTCCTGATGGGCTTATCGTCCACTCGTCGCGAGTTGAGGTCCGCAGCGATCGCCTCAGAAGCCGCTCCCCTCTCggagtcgtcgtcgggatacgacagcagcgacgagtacgagccTAGTCCgaagcggaggaggacagcTAGGCCGCTGACACAGGGGTACCCGGCCCCtccgcgtcgacgctcCAGCTCCTTAACAGGGAGTCCGCCTCCAATGGCGGGACCTGCCCCAGCAGGCGCGGACGTGCTTTCAGCGCCGGTCAACGAGCcttcgacgtcgacgcagACGGAATCGCGGGAGTTTACGCCCTCGCGCGAGTCCCATTCGAGCTACGTCCAGGACTGGGTGGCCGCGCAGACTGGTCGACGCATCGCGCGCTCTCGTGCGCTGTTCCCTGACCGCGTCAGTCCCGCCGGCTCGGACGCAACTTCGGACGGGTCGCTGGTCGATCCCGACCGCCTCATCGACATGCTTGCAGCGCTGCGCATTACCGTGCGCCCCATGCtggcggaggagatggacgacgtGCTGTCGCGGGGGAAGCCCAGCGCGACGAACGTAGCGGCTGCCAGTTCAACGATGGCTAGCGCGCAGACGATCGCTGCCCCACCTGCCGAAAAGGCGACGGACCATTCGGCGCACGCGCGGACTCCGCGCGTGGTTCCGTCGGCGCGTCAGGATCTACCCTACGACGCCTCCCCCGCGGCGTCTTTAGCCACGTATTGAACGAGCGTGAGTTGTTAGCTTGTATTCTCTTAGACTCCTGGATCCTGGATGCATGTAGCTCTACTGTATAAATGTCACATTTGTGTGGCTGTACCAAAAGACGATACATGGCCTATCCAACGGCACGgacgccctcctccacctccaccttctccGGCTCGGCAGCATCCCCCAAAGCCTCATGCGGCACCACACTAACTGgctcctcccccgcccaCCCCCTCCAATCTCCATCCCACTCCTCACCAGCCCACCTAGGCAACGGCGTAGCCCAAGTCCCCAACCTCTCCGTAGTATACCTGAGCGCGTGCAGATAAATAAAGAGGGTCGACGGGTCCGGGTCGTCAGCAACGGGAACGAAACAGTCGTGGCAGAACCCCTTGGGAATATGTGCCGGACGGGGCATGTGTCGGATGGCCTCCTCGGGGATTTCGGGGCGTTCGGCCGCCTTCTGCGCACGCGCGCCCTGGTTCATgcggggatgagggatCTTGGGCCTCTTGTCCTTTTCTGATGCAGAGGCATCAAGTGCGTCCTGCACCTTCTTGGTGGCGTAGACTACCTCGTTCCATTTCACCCAATCTTCCGCCTCGTCTCGCTGTCTCCGCAGCGTGGCGATAACGTTTCGCGCCTGCGTACTAAGTCGAATTGGCGACGTGAGGTCGACATTATCCGTCACTCGTGTGGTCGCGGCGCGTTCGGGACCCTGCTCACGACCAGCGAGGCGGTCTGCGTCACATGGAACCGGGGGCGGAAGACCAGTTTTGCCCCCACtcgccttggcggcctggaCACGTTCAGCCAATGCCGCAAGGTGGGTATTCTGTTCTccctgctcgacgagatctACGCCTCCGCGGCCACAACCCGGCCCGAACGCTGCCTCGCTCGCATAGATCGGGTCGTTGGAAATTGGATGGCCAAGGTATTGGAGGTGTACGCGGATCTGGTGAGTCCTTCCGGTGAGGGGACGACAATGGACGACGCTTTGGTCCCGCGAAGCGTCGTAGCTCATGCGCGTGAACACCgtcttggcgtccttgccctccgGCGCGATGATGACTAACCCCATCTGCCTATCCACCGTGAGGAGAGGCTGGTCGACGGTGATTTCTTCTTCGGGGAATCGGCCATTAACGCGCGCGACGTATTCCTTGCCGACCTTTCCTTCCAAGAATTCCTGCGCCAAATCGCGCGAGGCCGGCCCACTCAGCGCCAAGATCATAAGGCCGGAAGTAAGGCGGTCAAGGCGGTTTACGGCGTATCCCTTGATTCCGTGTTCGGCCAGCAGGGCCTCCAACATTGTGTGTTTAAAGTATCGCCCAGCCGCGTGAACGGGCATGCTTCCCGGCTTGGAAATTACGCAGAATTCGCGCTCTCGGTCGATGTGCAAAAGCACAACCGGGTCGTTTGTCACCGGCGGCTCGTGGCGGTGTACCGTGTTGCTGGGGTCAGTATTGCCTAGATAAAGGAGAGAGACTCACTCCAACCTGTCACCGTTGCGCAGAATGTACTCGGGATACGCTGCGACTCCGTTGACGCGCGTCACGCCGCTCTCAAGCGCGTGCCGGTAGTACTCTACTGAGCGGTCGCGGAACTCGGTCGCAATGACCTCGAGAAGCTGGCGACCGATCCAGCGGTTCTTTACAAAGGTGCGGTACGGCCACCAGTAGGGCTTGCAGTACCGCAGCATCGGGTGCATCCCGTTGGGGTAGCGCATCTCGGTGTCCGTTGActcggcggtggcgtggTCTGAAGACGAGTCCGCGGGCTGGGCCACAGCGCTCTCGCTGGTGAGTACTGGGTCGCTGCTCGCGGTCGTGTTGGGACTGGGAGTCGGATGCGTCACTTGCGTATCCGATGGCGCCAAAGCAGGCTCCGTTGACATGGTGTTGTGCTCGAGGAAGTGTGAGTAAAGTTAACACGCACAGACTGACAACATTTCAAGTCGAGTTTTACCGTGCCTGGCAGggacaacctccactttgcTGGTTTGCCACCGTGTATGGTGCCATGTTACGTATACTGTTGTCTAGCTCTCTACGCATGCATCGACCCCTACGTATGTTGGCACAGAGACTGGAAAAGGAGCGGGTTCTACTAAGACTACTCTTTGAATGTTCATTCGCGTTCTCGCGTAAAgtgtggcggcgcgggggtTCGTGTGGGCGGGACAGAGTCGATGAGGTTTGGACGACCATgatggatgggatgggCGATGGGGCGACGAAGACATTGACGAGGAAACAGCAAAGAAGAGCACCCAGAATGTGCCACGTTACAAAAAATGTCCGGCCATGAGGGCAATGAGAGCCGAGTACAGGTAGCTCGAATGCGACCGATATGTCTTCGATGAGGATTGAGACACAGGTTTTAGGGTATAGAGGGATTGTGTGGAGGATGAGAGTTGAACTAATGGGCAGCCAGAGAGGGAACAGGCCGTTCCATTGCAGGGACCATGTCGTGACGCAGGGGCTTGCCGCTGGCGTCGGAAACGGCAGACTCGTAACCACCCTCCCAGGCATTGTCCTCACGCATGGCATGAGGACGCACCTCAAAAAGCGATGGAGACGAGTTGGTCGCCCTGCTCGTCGTTGGAGTGACGACAACTGACGAAGGATCCGAGAGCGATGcctggcggtggtggtcgGCGTCTTCGGCGTCAGAGTGCTGTTCCGGgccgcgcgccaaggacgactggcgaggaggaacaATCACGGGGGGAGGAATGGGAACCGTCCTGGTCGCCGGCTTGCTCGCCTTAACAACGGGCGAATGGTCCTTCGACGGGGGCGTAGGAGGAAGCGAGTTGAGCTGAGGCCGGGTGACGGGAGGAGCAGCTGCCACGGGAGCCCTGTGGACTGGAGGCGCGGGTGGCGCAGAGACGTTGCGCTGCTGGTTctgctcgccgccaacggCCATCGACACGGGGCGCTGCTtctgaggaggagcagggtGGTGGTCGAGCTGAATCACGGAGAATCGCTTCCTGAGGTTGGTGAACAGACCGCTCTTCTTCTGCTTGGGAGCAGTCGATGTCGCAGAGCCAGAGTCTGTTGCCGCGTTTGTCGGAGTGAGGGATGAAGAAGTGGCCGACTGGGCACTCGATGGAGTCATGCTAACAGCCGATGGCGTCCGGGCGCGAGACGCCACCATGCTagccgccgagggcgtcgtcgagttGGAGCTGGACATCGGCGTAGGCGGAAGCGACTGCTGCGGCGTGGGCCCATTCTTGCGAGGACCAGCGTTGAGGTGGGAAGGCTGAGGCGAAAGGTTGGGGCGAGGCATAGACCTGCTCTCTGGCCCATTGGAAAGTTGCTGTGACGAGGGGGGAGGAGCTTGCGTTTGCGCAGACACAGGCACAGGCGCAGGAGTCGGGTGTTGgggcgagggaggggcTTGGTGGTGCACCTGAGAAGCGATCACTGCCGCACcggcggcgccggcggcgcccacagccgccgcagcagcagcaggggCAGAACCAGCTGACACAAACCTGTTGCTGCTCATGCGGGGTGGGACGACGATCGCAGGAGGGGGCCCACGACCAATGGCCGAGCCGTTGGGGACATTACCATTGGGCACTGGAGCCGCAGAGCCGTTTGGAACACCGTTAGGCATAACAGTGCCGTCACGCACAGGGCCATCCTTGGCGGGCACGACCGGAGCGACAGGCATCTGAGGCGGGACAGGAGCGCGAACTTGAGGGGTTGCCTGGGGAGAGacaggaggacgagcctGAGACGCCGCCTGCGGCGCCGTGGCGCGCTGCTGTTGCGCAGGCTGCTGGGCAGGTTGCATAGCGAGCGGAGGGTCAGATGAGGCGGTCGGCGCggatgcgctcgtcgagcggctTGACAAGCCGAACATGGACTGTCTCCTGGAAGActtgtcggccttggctctggccttgtcctcggccttgacgcgagctgcctccttggccttctcctctctctGGTGggccgcctccttggcaGCAGCAGTCTTCTGGCGAGCTGCCTCTTGCTCACGACGATCGGCTTCccgcttggcctcgagcttggatgccttggccttggccttctcctcggccttgatctccttcTTGGTCTTAGACTTGGTGAGCGCAGCACCACCTACAGCACCGACAGCATCAGCAGTACCAGCAGCACCGGCAGCACCGGCAGCACCGacagcaccagcagcagcagcagcagcagcagcaccgGCAGCACCGGCGCCAGCAAGCGCGGTACCCATGGGCATTGACGCAGGCGCGGCGCTTTGACGGTGCACGGGCCATTCGCGCCTACtgttctcctcgaccggAGTCATGGGAGGGTGCATTGATGCGACTTCGGCAGCAGTCGTATGCTGGCTGAGAGGGCTCTTCATAGTCGGTAGAGACATGTGAGCAGCAGTCATGGTAGGGGCGGTGCCATCAAGTGCCTCATCCTGCGAGTAGGTCGACAGGTTggacgacgtcgttgtAGTGGACAGGCGGCCAGTCAGAGGCGGTGACAGATCGTCGTCGTAACGCATCATcgctggagctggagggCCACGGGATTGGCGATGAGGGTTGGGAGGCGGCGAGCCGTAGAAGGATCCGCGGTCGCTCCCCCCGGAACTCGTTGGCGAGAACGTGTTGTTATGGCTCAGTTGTGCTGCCACCGCATAACCGCCGTCACGAGGAGCGAGGGTGCTCAGTAAATCAAACCCATAGGGCCCAAGCATCATCGACTGCGGGCGTGACGAAAGCGATGCCTGCGACTTGTTCATGTTGATAGACAGGTCCGTGGCCGATGAATGCGCCGATGACAGTGTGTCTTTGGGTGGGATTGGTGCCAGGCTGTTGTCGATTGTCGACGCCCGGGATGCACTCTTGCGCAGCGTCCCACGTTTCCTGATACTGGTAACGTTGGTCAACGACTTGGTCTttggcggaggaaggtagtCGGGCATGTCCATTGGTGCAGTGGGCCAGAGCGCCTCGGGGAGGGGGACTGGATCCCATCTGTTCGTCATCCTGTTGACTGTGTCAAGTGGTCGCTCTTGAGATGGGCGTGTTGGGTTGCTCATGTCGGGCGTCGAGTCTTCGAGGCGCCACAGTTCTTCGCTGTTCATGCCGTCAAAGCTGGCCATGGACGAACGGTTTGACCCAGGGTTCGTGCCagcacgacgtcggccaAAGGCCCctggaggcggacgcgggGCACGAGACTGGGAATCATCACGCATCATGCGCTGAACAACGCCGGCACGAGTCATCTGGAGGTTGggatgaggttgacgacgaggagcttgaggataatgaggatgaggttggTTTGAGTTTGGGCCGTACCAAGCGTTTGGTGGCGATGATGGGCAAGTTGCCGAGTCGCTGTTAAACGAGTGGACAGAGCGGCGTGTATTCACAGAAGGACGTCGCTTCCACGCTGGGGTCGGTGAATCAGGGTCGCCAGAGAGCTGTCGGTCGAGTCGGTCTGGAGAAATGGGAGAGACTGGTGGAGACCCAAGGGAAGGAGACCGTGTACGAGCGAGTGCTAGTTCCAACGCTGAAGGCTCTTGGCGTTCGTCGacgggggaaggtggggcTTGTTGCTAAGGAGGGGTAAGCGACAATGCGCAATGAGACCAAAGTTGAATGAAACGTGGCAAAGAAGGCGGTGGCGTAGAGAAGAGAAGAATGAATTATGTGTGGACCCGCGAGGAagtgtgtgtgtgtgtgatGGGAGTCAAGGACAAAAGTGGAGAGATGCAGTGAAAGTGGTGGTGATATGATGATGGGTGGTATAGCCAACGAGTGTAATTAACCCAGGTGTAAGGGTTGTTGGACAGTTTGCTAAGCAAAGGGGGATAAGAGGGGGTaaaggggggggggaggaggctCGAATGCTCAAATGGGAGAGTGTAAGGATGTCTAGGATGTCGAGGGTTGTGCAAAGAGAGTGAAGATTGCTTCAAAAGTGTGAAAGTGTAAGTGTAAGGGGAAAGGGAGGGGGTGATGAGGGATTGAGAGGGCCAAGAGGGAttgagggagggggagcaAGTGACGGGTGCTAAGCCGACCAAAAGCTTGGCGCCTAGTTACCATCAGGCAGACGCAGCCCCCCAGCTACCAGCAGTCCCTCAACTCTTCTCTAAACAGGGTAATCAGGTCCCAATATTCCAATTCGGGCCAACTAATCGAGGCAGTGCACCCACAACCCACTTTGTATCGACCCAACCAGTAGATGTACAAGTGATAAGAGGGACAGCGAGACGCAGACAcgggagaaggagatgaggagatggcgatacggcggcgggagtgggagatgggaaTGTGAACATGGTACTCTGAGACGAGGCTTCCCCTGGAACGATATGTCCTCTCCCTGCACTTGTGGGTGACAGGTACCGACTCGgtctcctctcctcgtcaacgaccTCTTTGCCCGTCTGCAGCTCGTGCGCAATCCAAGCAAAGTGCAATAGACCCAGCGGAGCCGAAAAAAAGGAGAGTCCAGGGGCCTGACATTGCGTTGCGAGATTGCGCAAAGCATGGTCCAATGGACGTTGCGTTTGGCTGCTGCACGACATTGACCGTCCAGCAGGTCCCATAATCCCTGGATTATGGGATACGAGGGGCTACCCAGGCCACATGTCATGACGACCAGCCAGTCATGTCAGCTAGAGCAAGCGACCATGCCACCCATGTGCCCTTTGGCGTTGCCTCGTTGCTTGCTGACGCAATGCTTCAAGCGGCAATGGGGGAATGTTTGGATGTAGAGAATGCGTGAGACGTGGGGAGGACGGGGAGAGCAAGCGCGGGAAGGAGGCAAAGAACACGGGACACTGAACAGAAACACACTCACCAGCTCCCATGGCTGCTGGTCTGCAAAGACTTCAAACTGCGTCGACATGACTTGAAATCCAAGAGCTGGTATCGACGCAGGCCCGTGATTATCGGGATAGGGGCGCGTGGGTGTATGGGCGCGTGGGATGGGCGAGgcgtgtcgtcgaggtaTGAGGGCGGGGCGCGTGGGTGAAGGGAAGGCCAGTGCTTAATCGTCCAGTCGCCGTCCGCAGTTTGAATCAGTCGCTAAGGGCTGGATGTGGGGTTGGGTTTCAGATGGAGCAGGCGGGCGATGGGCCGGCAAAGCAAGGGTATTGGCGCAGATTGGAGATAAGAGCAGCGATGGAGTGATGGGAGATGCGTGATGGAGCgtgatggatgatggatgatgggTGATGGATGGCCTTGGATTGAGTTTTGGTCGTCCTGATTAACGGGTTGGTTGTGAGATCGTGAGCGAGGTTGTGCTGATAGAAGACGGAGGAAGCAAGGTGGAAGACAGAGGATTGGTAAAGATGGATGTGATGGATGAACAATGTAATGATGATGTGTCGATTGCTTGGAGTCGTCAGTAACAAGTGACTGGTAGTG
Above is a genomic segment from Cutaneotrichosporon cavernicola HIS019 DNA, chromosome: 1 containing:
- a CDS encoding uncharacterized protein (RNA pseudouridylate synthase), which codes for MSTEPALAPSDTQVTHPTPSPNTTASSDPVLTSESAVAQPADSSSDHATAESTDTEMRYPNGMHPMLRYCKPYWWPYRTFVKNRWIGRQLLEVIATEFRDRSVEYYRHALESGVTRVNGVAAYPEYILRNGDRLDNTVHRHEPPVTNDPVVLLHIDREREFCVISKPGSMPVHAAGRYFKHTMLEALLAEHGIKGYAVNRLDRLTSGLMILALSGPASRDLAQEFLEGKVGKEYVARVNGRFPEEEITVDQPLLTVDRQMGLVIIAPEGKDAKTVFTRMSYDASRDQSVVHCRPLTGRTHQIRVHLQYLGHPISNDPIYASEAAFGPGCGRGGVDLVEQGEQNTHLAALAERVQAAKASGGKTGLPPPVPCDADRLAGREQGPERAATTRVTDNVDLTSPIRLSTQARNVIATLRRQRDEAEDWVKWNEVVYATKKVQDALDASASEKDKRPKIPHPRMNQGARAQKAAERPEIPEEAIRHMPRPAHIPKGFCHDCFVPVADDPDPSTLFIYLHALSVVPHEALGDAAEPEKVEVEEGVRAVG
- a CDS encoding uncharacterized protein (Uncharacterised protein (DUF2406)); amino-acid sequence: MRDDSQSRAPRPPPGAFGRRRAGTNPGSNRSSMASFDGMNSEELWRLEDSTPDMSNPTRPSQERPLDTVNRMTNRWDPVPLPEALWPTAPMDMPDYLPPPKTKSLTNVTSIRKRGTLRKSASRASTIDNSLAPIPPKDTLSSAHSSATDLSINMNKSQASLSSRPQSMMLGPYGFDLLSTLAPRDGGYAVAAQLSHNNTFSPTSSGGSDRGSFYGSPPPNPHRQSRGPPAPAMMRYDDDLSPPLTGRLSTTTTSSNLSTYSQDEALDGTAPTMTAAHMSLPTMKSPLSQHTTAAEVASMHPPMTPVEENSRREWPVHRQSAAPASMPMGTALAGAGAAGAAAAAAAAGAVGAAGAAGAAGTADAVGAVGGAALTKSKTKKEIKAEEKAKAKASKLEAKREADRREQEAARQKTAAAKEAAHQREEKAKEAARVKAEDKARAKADKSSRRQSMFGLSSRSTSASAPTASSDPPLAMQPAQQPAQQQRATAPQAASQARPPVSPQATPQVRAPVPPQMPVAPVVPAKDGPVRDGTVMPNGVPNGSAAPVPNGNVPNGSAIGRGPPPAIVVPPRMSSNRFVSAGSAPAAAAAAVGAAGAAGAAVIASQVHHQAPPSPQHPTPAPVPVSAQTQAPPPSSQQLSNGPESRSMPRPNLSPQPSHLNAGPRKNGPTPQQSLPPTPMSSSNSTTPSAASMVASRARTPSAVSMTPSSAQSATSSSLTPTNAATDSGSATSTAPKQKKSGLFTNLRKRFSVIQLDHHPAPPQKQRPVSMAVGGEQNQQRNVSAPPAPPVHRAPVAAAPPVTRPQLNSLPPTPPSKDHSPVVKASKPATRTVPIPPPVIVPPRQSSLARGPEQHSDAEDADHHRQASLSDPSSVVVTPTTSRATNSSPSLFEVRPHAMREDNAWEGGYESAVSDASGKPLRHDMVPAMERPVPSLAAH